Proteins encoded in a region of the Syntrophorhabdales bacterium genome:
- a CDS encoding response regulator, with translation MSDTIRVLIVEDIPTDAELMEYELQNAGMNFSVQRVKTEEAYISALSAFLPDVILSDYSLPAFDGITALRLKLERAPDTPFIFVTGALGEELAIDLLKQGATDYILKNRLARLPVAVSRALREVEERKEHQLAQATLRTTEELLRKVATAIEQTAESIMVTNTDGKVEYINPALTRITGYAEDDILGREFTLLRSDRHPRSFYDSIWQTVNSGNPWKGRLVRKRKDGSVYDIEETISPVKDRSGVVVNYVFVGRDVTEQIRLEEQLRHALKMEAVGTLAGGIAHDFNNMLSVIILNAELARDDVHGRPRINIEEIISASQRAADLVKQILTFSRKSDHEKNALNLTPLVKETYKLLRSTLPVTIEMQLEMKAASDTIMGDPSEVQQVLMNLATNAYHAMLEKGGRLLISLSDRTFETRQTLPHASMEPGRYVVLSVTDTGCGISEEVKTRIFEPFFTTKKPGQGTGLGLAVVYGIVQSHGAAVTVDSAVGRGSTFTVFFPALEDIAEAGSQKRGIMPMGSERLLVVDDEPSVVKATAETLQRLGYKVTTATSGAEAWKLFRFAPEGFDLIITDAVMPEMTGMTLAQRILEVRPDVPIILFTGFSENLSSEDVKAAGIREFLLKPFPKHQLAETVRRVLVGTNATR, from the coding sequence ATGTCCGACACCATTCGTGTTCTCATTGTAGAAGATATACCAACTGATGCCGAGTTGATGGAGTACGAGCTACAAAACGCCGGTATGAACTTTTCTGTGCAACGAGTAAAAACAGAGGAGGCTTATATCTCGGCGCTGTCAGCTTTTTTGCCCGATGTAATTCTTTCAGACTATTCCCTCCCTGCCTTTGATGGCATCACGGCTTTGCGCTTAAAGCTGGAGCGGGCACCCGATACACCTTTTATTTTCGTCACCGGTGCATTAGGAGAGGAACTCGCCATAGATCTGCTGAAACAGGGAGCGACTGATTACATACTGAAAAACCGCCTGGCAAGATTACCCGTTGCCGTCTCCCGCGCACTCCGAGAGGTGGAGGAGCGAAAGGAACACCAATTAGCACAGGCCACGCTCCGGACGACTGAGGAACTTCTCCGGAAGGTGGCGACCGCAATTGAACAGACAGCAGAAAGCATAATGGTCACCAACACCGACGGTAAGGTGGAATACATCAATCCGGCATTAACCCGCATAACTGGTTACGCCGAAGACGATATCCTCGGGCGTGAGTTCACGCTCCTGCGAAGCGACCGGCATCCCCGGTCTTTTTACGACTCGATATGGCAGACCGTCAATTCGGGTAATCCTTGGAAGGGCCGCCTCGTACGAAAAAGGAAGGATGGATCTGTCTATGATATCGAAGAGACCATATCTCCTGTGAAGGACCGGTCGGGCGTCGTCGTAAATTACGTGTTTGTAGGAAGGGACGTTACAGAGCAGATACGGCTCGAGGAGCAGCTCCGGCACGCATTGAAGATGGAGGCTGTCGGGACCCTGGCAGGCGGTATTGCCCATGACTTCAACAATATGCTTTCCGTGATTATATTGAATGCAGAGCTGGCCCGGGACGACGTTCACGGCAGACCAAGGATCAACATTGAAGAGATCATCAGCGCCTCTCAGCGAGCGGCGGACCTAGTGAAACAGATTCTTACCTTCAGCCGAAAAAGTGATCACGAGAAGAACGCCCTGAATCTGACGCCTCTGGTTAAGGAGACCTACAAACTCCTTCGCAGCACGCTACCCGTGACCATCGAAATGCAGCTTGAAATGAAAGCGGCGTCAGATACGATTATGGGCGATCCATCGGAAGTTCAGCAGGTGCTCATGAATCTCGCTACAAACGCGTATCACGCCATGCTGGAGAAAGGAGGGCGCCTCCTGATCAGTCTATCGGATCGAACGTTTGAGACTCGCCAGACACTGCCTCATGCGTCCATGGAGCCTGGTCGGTATGTGGTGTTATCGGTAACGGATACCGGGTGCGGCATCAGCGAAGAGGTGAAAACCAGAATCTTCGAGCCATTCTTTACCACGAAGAAGCCGGGGCAGGGGACAGGACTGGGGCTCGCGGTCGTCTACGGCATTGTCCAGAGTCACGGCGCGGCCGTTACGGTTGATAGTGCAGTAGGCAGAGGCTCCACGTTCACTGTTTTCTTTCCGGCACTTGAGGATATTGCCGAAGCAGGATCGCAGAAACGAGGCATCATGCCCATGGGCAGCGAGAGGCTCCTGGTGGTCGATGATGAGCCTTCGGTCGTAAAGGCAACAGCTGAAACGCTCCAACGTCTCGGATACAAGGTAACAACCGCAACGAGCGGAGCCGAAGCGTGGAAGCTATTCCGGTTTGCTCCTGAAGGGTTCGATCTTATCATCACCGATGCGGTTATGCCGGAAATGACAGGCATGACACTCGCACAAAGGATACTGGAGGTACGACCGGATGTTCCTATAATTCTCTTCACGGGCTTCAGCGAAAACCTGTCTTCGGAGGACGTGAAAGCGGCAGGTATTCGTGAGTTTTTGTTAAAGCCCTTTCCAAAACATCAGCTTGCCGAGACGGTACGCAGGGTTTTAGTCGGCACCAATGCAACTAGATGA